One genomic segment of Sphingorhabdus sp. M41 includes these proteins:
- a CDS encoding PilZ domain-containing protein, translated as MGYMNSQYRTVKPALIEHRKVYRHPVQIRKAAIRQHGKAAKAGELIDVSIYGCRIASESIFDEGIRVWLRFADSSPVSATAMWCKDGHIGCRFDEKLDSTLFRRLTLISE; from the coding sequence ATGGGCTATATGAATTCGCAGTATCGCACGGTGAAGCCGGCGCTGATCGAGCATCGCAAGGTGTATCGTCATCCGGTGCAGATTCGTAAGGCCGCTATCAGGCAGCATGGCAAAGCGGCGAAAGCAGGCGAACTGATTGATGTTTCAATCTACGGCTGCCGGATCGCGAGCGAAAGCATATTTGACGAGGGTATCCGCGTCTGGCTGCGGTTTGCAGACAGCAGCCCAGTCTCGGCGACCGCGATGTGGTGCAAAGATGGCCATATCGGCTGCCGTTTTGACGAAAAGCTGGACTCCACCCTGTTCCGCAGACTGACCCTGATCAGCGAATAG
- a CDS encoding flavin-containing monooxygenase has product MATQIVNKSSAAIESVDVLIVGAGISGIGMAVHLRDKCPGKSFAIVERRDDIGGTWNLFQYPGIRSDSDMHTLGFSFEPWTEQKSIADGPSIIKYLHRIKAKHDLEKHIHFGHKVLSASWSSEDARWTVTAEKSDGSHVTMHANFVYMGAGYYDYDNPYDAQIEGLANFKGDVVHPQFWPKDFDYTGKKVVIIGSGATAVTIVPVLAEKASHVTMLQRTPTWYASAPSKDWLANSLRKILPDKWAYKITRWKNVKMQDLTFRTARDNPQKVIDKLEKPMKKELGDKYVKEDYTPPYGPWEQRLCLVPDGDMFKAIAAGKADLKTGHIETVTESGIKLKSGETLDADVIVTATGLKLAVAGKVAFEVDGKPVNWPDHYYYKGCMFSDIPNLAIVFGYLNASWTLKADIVSEFACRVLNHMDATSTRIANPVLNKELEQEQLFDFSSGYIQRSINELPRNSTAMPWKLNQDYLFDKKILLHDPVDDGVMQFYGPNSQQGAGDSEPALEAAE; this is encoded by the coding sequence ATGGCGACTCAGATCGTAAACAAAAGCAGTGCAGCAATAGAATCGGTCGACGTATTGATCGTCGGCGCGGGTATTTCCGGCATCGGCATGGCAGTGCATTTGCGGGACAAATGTCCGGGCAAGAGCTTTGCCATAGTCGAGCGCCGCGATGATATTGGCGGCACCTGGAACCTGTTCCAATATCCCGGCATCCGCAGCGACAGCGACATGCACACATTGGGCTTCAGCTTCGAACCGTGGACCGAGCAGAAGTCGATTGCCGACGGTCCCTCGATCATCAAATATCTCCACCGGATCAAGGCCAAGCATGATCTGGAGAAACATATCCATTTCGGCCATAAAGTGCTGTCGGCCAGCTGGTCGAGCGAGGATGCGCGCTGGACCGTCACGGCAGAGAAATCCGACGGCAGCCATGTCACAATGCACGCCAATTTCGTCTATATGGGCGCCGGCTATTATGACTATGACAATCCCTATGACGCGCAAATAGAAGGGCTGGCCAATTTCAAGGGCGATGTGGTGCACCCGCAATTCTGGCCCAAGGATTTTGACTATACCGGCAAGAAAGTGGTGATCATTGGCAGCGGTGCGACCGCCGTGACGATCGTGCCAGTACTGGCGGAAAAAGCCAGCCATGTGACGATGTTGCAGCGCACGCCGACCTGGTATGCCTCGGCGCCGTCGAAAGACTGGCTTGCCAACAGCCTGCGCAAGATATTGCCGGACAAATGGGCCTACAAGATCACCCGCTGGAAGAATGTGAAGATGCAGGATCTCACCTTCCGCACCGCGCGTGACAATCCGCAGAAGGTCATCGACAAGCTTGAAAAGCCGATGAAGAAAGAGCTCGGCGACAAATATGTGAAGGAAGATTACACGCCGCCATATGGCCCGTGGGAGCAGCGTCTGTGCCTGGTGCCCGACGGTGACATGTTCAAGGCGATTGCCGCAGGCAAGGCCGATCTGAAGACCGGTCATATCGAGACGGTAACCGAGAGCGGCATCAAGCTGAAATCGGGGGAAACGCTCGACGCGGATGTGATTGTCACCGCGACGGGTCTGAAGCTGGCGGTCGCCGGCAAGGTCGCGTTCGAGGTCGATGGCAAGCCGGTCAACTGGCCCGATCATTATTATTACAAGGGCTGCATGTTCTCCGACATTCCCAATCTGGCGATCGTCTTCGGCTATCTCAACGCCAGCTGGACGCTGAAGGCGGATATCGTGTCGGAATTTGCCTGCCGCGTGCTGAACCATATGGACGCGACATCGACGCGGATCGCCAATCCGGTGCTGAACAAGGAATTGGAGCAGGAACAGCTGTTCGATTTCTCGTCCGGTTATATCCAGCGGTCGATCAATGAACTGCCGCGCAACAGCACTGCGATGCCATGGAAGCTCAATCAGGATTATCTGTTCGACAAGAAGATATTGCTCCACGATCCGGTGGATGACGGGGTGATGCAATTTTACGGCCCCAATTCTCAGCAAGGGGCTGGCGACAGCGAGCCTGCTCTGGAAGCTGCAGAATAA
- the rimO gene encoding 30S ribosomal protein S12 methylthiotransferase RimO, whose translation MATQIPSPPKVGMVSLGCPKALVDSERILTQLRSDGYDMSADYAGADVVLVNTCGFLDSAKEESLEAIGEAMAENGRVIVTGCMGNEADLIMKRFPDVLAVTGAHQYEDVVTAVHAAAPAARGAFVDLVPDAGLKLTPRHYSYLKISEGCNHRCSFCIIPSLRGDLVSRRPDAILREAEKLVEAGTKELLVISQDTSAYGVDIRHQSRVWNGPTGQGREVRAHMTDLAAALGELRTPEGKGVWTRLHYVYPYPHVDKVIPLMAERKITPYLDIPFQHAAPNVLKRMKRPANEAKVLQRVKSWRDICPDLTIRSTFVVGFPGESEEDFQYLLDWLEEAQLDRVGAFRFEPVEGAAANLLDGALPEEVKEERYQRIMDVTARISAAKLQAKVGRTLPVIIDDIGESDEDGDIGATARSEADAPEIDGNVFLRNVSADLAVGDIIDAVIEDADEHDLFGVAAG comes from the coding sequence ATGGCTACCCAAATTCCTTCTCCGCCCAAAGTGGGTATGGTTTCGCTCGGCTGTCCCAAGGCACTGGTCGACAGCGAACGGATTCTGACCCAGCTGCGCAGCGACGGCTATGACATGTCGGCGGACTATGCCGGCGCCGATGTCGTGCTGGTCAATACCTGCGGTTTTCTCGACAGCGCCAAGGAAGAGAGCCTCGAGGCGATTGGCGAGGCTATGGCCGAGAATGGCCGGGTGATCGTCACCGGCTGCATGGGCAATGAAGCCGATCTGATCATGAAGCGCTTCCCCGATGTGCTGGCTGTCACCGGCGCGCATCAATATGAAGACGTGGTGACTGCGGTCCATGCGGCGGCTCCGGCGGCGCGCGGCGCATTTGTCGATCTGGTGCCTGATGCAGGCCTCAAGCTGACCCCGCGCCATTACAGCTATCTCAAGATTTCCGAAGGCTGCAACCATCGCTGTTCCTTCTGCATAATCCCGAGCCTGCGCGGCGACCTCGTGTCCCGCCGTCCCGACGCGATCCTGCGCGAAGCGGAGAAGCTGGTCGAGGCGGGCACCAAGGAACTGCTGGTGATCAGCCAGGATACTTCGGCTTATGGTGTCGATATCCGCCACCAGTCCCGCGTCTGGAACGGCCCGACCGGCCAGGGCCGCGAAGTCCGCGCCCATATGACCGATCTCGCCGCCGCTCTTGGCGAGCTCAGGACGCCGGAAGGCAAGGGCGTGTGGACCCGGCTCCACTATGTCTATCCCTATCCGCATGTCGACAAGGTCATCCCGCTGATGGCCGAGCGCAAGATCACGCCCTATCTCGACATCCCGTTCCAGCATGCCGCGCCTAACGTGTTGAAACGCATGAAGCGCCCGGCCAACGAGGCCAAGGTGCTGCAGCGGGTCAAGAGCTGGCGCGACATCTGCCCCGATCTCACCATCCGCTCGACCTTTGTCGTCGGTTTCCCCGGCGAGAGTGAGGAGGATTTCCAGTATCTGCTCGACTGGCTTGAGGAAGCCCAGCTCGATCGGGTCGGCGCGTTCCGTTTTGAGCCCGTAGAGGGCGCTGCGGCCAATCTGCTCGACGGAGCATTGCCCGAAGAGGTCAAGGAAGAGCGATACCAGCGGATCATGGACGTCACCGCCCGGATCAGCGCCGCCAAGCTGCAGGCCAAGGTCGGTCGCACTCTGCCGGTGATCATCGACGACATTGGTGAGTCCGATGAAGACGGCGATATTGGCGCGACCGCGCGCTCCGAGGCCGATGCGCCGGAGATTGATGGCAATGTGTTCCTGCGTAATGTGAGTGCGGACCTTGCGGTTGGCGATATCATCGACGCGGTGATCGAGGATGCCGACGAGCATGATCTGTTCGGGGTTGCTGCTGGGTAG
- a CDS encoding GTP pyrophosphokinase — translation MMVADIETAYSIIFDNQLKNIEKELELHIKEVFSQFERIDSITVRAKSPSRFATKAIKTNEDGTRKYKDPFSEIQDQIGARITVFYLSDVEKVEQTIEKYFNHIEIQEKKPEDDSAFGYVGTHFILNIPDDVLPDGEARQSCPDFFELQIKTLFQHAWSEAHHDLGYKSIRNLTSIEQRKVAFSAAQAWGADMMFDELAKDLVEDNDN, via the coding sequence ATGATGGTTGCTGATATAGAGACTGCTTATTCGATAATATTCGATAATCAATTGAAGAATATTGAAAAAGAACTCGAGTTGCACATAAAAGAAGTATTTAGTCAGTTTGAAAGAATTGATTCAATCACTGTTAGAGCTAAATCGCCAAGCAGGTTCGCAACGAAAGCGATAAAAACGAACGAAGATGGAACCCGAAAATACAAAGACCCATTTAGTGAAATCCAAGATCAAATCGGCGCTAGAATCACCGTTTTCTATCTCTCCGATGTGGAGAAAGTTGAACAGACGATAGAAAAATACTTTAATCACATTGAGATCCAAGAGAAAAAACCAGAGGATGACTCGGCATTTGGGTATGTGGGAACTCACTTTATTCTGAATATTCCGGATGATGTTCTTCCGGATGGTGAAGCGCGGCAAAGCTGCCCAGATTTTTTTGAACTCCAAATCAAAACTTTGTTCCAACATGCATGGTCGGAAGCGCATCACGATTTAGGTTATAAGTCGATCAGAAATCTTACCAGTATCGAACAGCGGAAGGTTGCATTTTCAGCTGCTCAAGCTTGGGGCGCGGATATGATGTTTGATGAGCTTGCAAAAGATCTGGTTGAGGATAACGACAACTGA
- a CDS encoding putative bifunctional diguanylate cyclase/phosphodiesterase produces MAANQMMQRLFEIQREFWTFRADHDPLTIELIARQQLKLIADVSRIIAIAMIPVASYMMANLFIHASAPFIAAGLFGLAVIIFISMRNFSRQNPRDFDLAYFYVLRRQFCLESIIVALAVNLSLSFPLAFGQIPFDENSVILILGSIVIGGFTYGSIPRAQTLSIAIPTALLALAFFSVKGVAAFQSVLLLVFFAICIDSIYRLFFFNFAKRHIYAAKQKEAAETVKLLLNDYAEQSSDWLWETDEEHRIVQASGRFANVAGLAVEELNGKHIADLFTEGDERDFLLQQIGLGKSIRGLVLPISVDGEERWWRISCRPMDTSEGPSKSLRGAATDVTNEKQAKDQVAHLAHYDSLTDLPNRALFNEKLESALAGLKGDRNIAVLYLDIDRFKAINDTMGHNAGDQVLQMVGNRLAAATGDEDIVARLSGDEFAICLSSVGNSDDIAEIASDIVNIVSEPFMIDGHKIVPGISVGIVVSNDKSETAEGLLHNADIALYKSKDNGRGRVTLFKPEMLQAQLDRRAMELDLQAALKRDELELYYQPVFDVQTEKPLGYEALVRWNHPTRGMVMPKEFIPIAEATGLIIQLGEWVLRTALLELKNWPEHLGVSVNLSPAQMRSPNLLSTIIHGLASAGVDAHRLELEITETVIMSNNRANFELLNKIHSLGVKIALDDFGTGYSSLNYLRSFPFNKIKIDRCFVEDVDSREDCQAIIRAVTGLASSLGMITTAEGIERDGQLLQVKRAGCKQVQGYLFSKPIPASGIAGRIAEAPPEFVALENIQEAEANFEPAKRRIG; encoded by the coding sequence ATGGCCGCAAATCAGATGATGCAGCGTCTGTTCGAAATTCAACGAGAATTTTGGACCTTCCGCGCTGACCATGATCCATTGACCATAGAATTGATTGCCCGGCAGCAACTCAAGCTGATTGCCGACGTGTCCCGCATCATTGCCATCGCCATGATACCGGTCGCGAGCTACATGATGGCCAATCTGTTCATCCATGCCAGCGCCCCCTTCATAGCGGCAGGCCTCTTCGGGCTGGCGGTCATCATATTTATATCGATGAGAAATTTCAGCCGGCAAAATCCGCGGGATTTTGACCTTGCATATTTTTATGTGTTGCGGCGCCAGTTCTGCCTTGAAAGCATCATCGTGGCTCTGGCGGTGAATCTGAGCCTCTCTTTTCCCCTGGCTTTTGGCCAGATTCCATTTGACGAGAATAGCGTGATCCTGATCCTGGGGAGCATCGTGATCGGCGGTTTTACCTATGGCAGCATCCCGCGCGCGCAGACATTGTCTATCGCGATACCGACCGCATTGCTGGCGCTCGCTTTCTTCTCGGTCAAAGGCGTCGCGGCATTTCAATCCGTTTTGCTGCTGGTCTTTTTCGCCATCTGTATCGACTCGATATATCGGCTGTTCTTTTTCAACTTTGCCAAGCGCCATATTTATGCCGCCAAGCAAAAAGAGGCTGCTGAAACCGTCAAGCTTTTGCTCAATGACTATGCCGAGCAAAGTTCGGACTGGCTGTGGGAAACCGACGAGGAGCATCGGATTGTTCAGGCATCAGGCCGTTTTGCCAATGTCGCCGGCCTGGCTGTCGAGGAGTTGAACGGCAAGCATATTGCCGATCTGTTCACCGAGGGTGATGAGCGGGATTTCCTGTTGCAGCAGATAGGCCTGGGCAAGTCGATCCGCGGTCTGGTGCTGCCAATATCGGTCGACGGTGAAGAGCGTTGGTGGAGAATTTCCTGTCGGCCGATGGACACGTCGGAGGGACCGTCTAAATCGCTTCGAGGAGCGGCCACCGATGTCACCAACGAAAAACAGGCGAAAGATCAGGTTGCCCATCTGGCGCATTATGACAGTCTGACCGATCTGCCCAATCGCGCCCTGTTCAATGAAAAGCTGGAAAGCGCGCTTGCCGGGCTCAAAGGCGATCGCAATATCGCTGTGCTCTATCTGGATATTGACCGGTTCAAGGCGATCAATGACACAATGGGTCACAATGCCGGAGACCAGGTATTGCAAATGGTCGGCAATCGGCTGGCAGCGGCCACAGGCGATGAGGATATTGTCGCCCGACTGAGCGGCGACGAATTTGCGATCTGCCTGAGCAGCGTAGGGAATAGCGATGATATTGCTGAGATCGCGTCGGATATCGTCAATATCGTGTCCGAACCCTTCATGATTGACGGTCACAAGATTGTTCCGGGAATAAGTGTCGGCATTGTTGTCTCGAATGACAAGTCCGAAACCGCCGAAGGCCTGCTGCACAATGCGGATATCGCGCTGTACAAGTCGAAGGATAATGGACGCGGGCGAGTGACGCTCTTCAAGCCGGAAATGCTGCAAGCGCAGCTGGACCGGCGCGCGATGGAGCTGGACCTGCAGGCCGCATTGAAGCGCGATGAGCTTGAACTTTACTATCAACCGGTATTCGACGTCCAGACCGAGAAACCGCTGGGCTATGAAGCACTGGTCCGCTGGAATCATCCGACCAGGGGCATGGTCATGCCGAAGGAGTTCATTCCGATAGCCGAAGCGACCGGATTGATTATCCAGCTGGGTGAATGGGTGCTCCGGACGGCTCTTCTCGAACTGAAAAACTGGCCGGAACATCTGGGCGTTTCGGTCAACCTGTCTCCGGCGCAGATGCGCAGCCCGAATCTGTTGTCGACCATCATCCATGGCCTGGCCTCAGCCGGCGTCGACGCGCATCGGCTGGAACTGGAAATCACCGAAACGGTGATCATGAGCAACAACCGGGCCAATTTCGAACTTTTGAACAAGATTCACTCGCTCGGAGTGAAGATCGCCCTGGACGATTTCGGCACCGGCTATAGCTCGCTCAACTATTTGCGCAGCTTTCCGTTCAACAAGATCAAGATCGACCGCTGCTTTGTCGAAGATGTTGATAGCCGGGAAGATTGTCAGGCGATCATCCGAGCGGTCACCGGTCTGGCGTCCAGTCTGGGCATGATCACGACAGCAGAAGGCATCGAGCGCGATGGCCAGTTGCTGCAGGTGAAGCGGGCAGGGTGCAAGCAGGTACAAGGCTATTTGTTTAGCAAACCCATTCCGGCGAGCGGAATCGCGGGCCGAATAGCAGAAGCGCCGCCCGAATTCGTCGCTCTGGAAAATATTCAGGAAGCGGAAGCCAATTTCGAACCTGCCAAACGCAGAATCGGATAA
- a CDS encoding DUF1761 domain-containing protein: MNIFDVNWIAVVVAALAGFLVGGIWYGPVMGKKWMGAVGLTEEQIKAGSMGMIYGGAFAFSLVASWTLAHTFATYATDLGFGVKVLTAFGIALGFIVPAIGTNYLFSQKSKTLFFIDAGYWLLFYTAMGVVHAWFGE, from the coding sequence ATGAACATATTCGATGTCAACTGGATCGCGGTCGTCGTTGCCGCGCTGGCAGGCTTTCTGGTCGGCGGCATCTGGTACGGGCCGGTCATGGGCAAGAAATGGATGGGCGCGGTCGGCCTGACCGAGGAGCAGATCAAAGCGGGCAGCATGGGCATGATCTACGGCGGAGCGTTCGCCTTCAGCCTGGTCGCTTCGTGGACGCTGGCGCATACATTTGCGACCTATGCCACCGATCTCGGCTTCGGCGTCAAGGTGCTGACCGCCTTCGGCATTGCGCTCGGCTTCATCGTGCCAGCCATCGGCACCAATTATCTATTCTCGCAAAAGAGCAAGACCCTGTTCTTCATCGACGCCGGCTACTGGCTGCTCTTCTACACCGCCATGGGCGTGGTGCACGCATGGTTTGGCGAATAA
- a CDS encoding flavin-containing monooxygenase: MENKILDVLIVGAGLSGIGAAVHLTKKCPGKSFAIVEGRERLGGTWDIFRYPGIRSDSDMYTLGYNFKPWTARKAIADAPSILNYLNETVDEYGLQDKILFNHKVVDASWSSAEALWTVSLQHGDGSLSTIQCNFLHMCSGYYSYEEGHNPDFPGKSEFAGPIVHPQFWPEDLDYAGKKVVVIGSGATAVTLIPSMAATAEHVTMLQRSPTYIVSRPGEDKWALRLRKFLPGKLAYLLTRWKNVLMGIFMFNLARKKPEGFKGRLLEMVREEMGPDVDMANFTPSYNPWDQRLCLVPDSDLFESIKSGKASIVTDHVERFTKDGIKLKSGKMLEADIIVTATGLKMITGGSAKISVDGQLVKFGEKINYKGVMFSGIPNFGMTMGYTNASWTLKADLTSEYVCRLINFMDKNGTPIATPTLPADGLIGTEPMLDFSSGYVQRAIKNLPKQGDRKPWRLNQNYPKDIINLRYKAVDDGVIVFSKPGAVAARLPAQPVEAEAIAAE, from the coding sequence ATGGAAAATAAGATTCTTGACGTCCTGATTGTCGGTGCCGGCCTGTCCGGTATTGGCGCAGCGGTCCATCTGACCAAAAAATGCCCCGGCAAAAGCTTTGCCATAGTCGAGGGGCGAGAGCGGCTCGGCGGGACCTGGGACATTTTCCGCTATCCCGGTATCCGATCCGACAGCGACATGTATACTCTGGGTTATAATTTCAAACCCTGGACCGCGCGCAAGGCAATTGCAGATGCGCCATCGATCCTGAATTATCTCAACGAAACCGTCGACGAATATGGCTTGCAGGATAAAATCCTGTTCAACCACAAGGTGGTTGATGCGAGTTGGTCGAGTGCAGAGGCGCTGTGGACGGTCAGTCTCCAGCATGGCGATGGCTCGCTCAGCACCATCCAGTGCAATTTTCTCCATATGTGCTCTGGCTATTATAGCTATGAAGAAGGCCATAACCCAGACTTCCCCGGCAAATCCGAATTTGCCGGTCCGATTGTCCATCCGCAATTCTGGCCCGAAGATCTCGACTATGCCGGCAAGAAGGTGGTGGTTATTGGCAGCGGCGCGACCGCCGTGACACTGATTCCCTCGATGGCGGCAACGGCAGAGCATGTCACCATGTTGCAGCGCTCTCCGACCTATATCGTATCGCGGCCGGGCGAGGATAAATGGGCCCTGCGGTTGCGCAAATTCCTGCCGGGCAAGCTCGCCTATCTGCTGACTCGATGGAAAAATGTGCTGATGGGCATTTTCATGTTCAATCTGGCTCGCAAGAAACCCGAGGGCTTCAAGGGCCGGCTGCTCGAGATGGTGCGCGAGGAAATGGGCCCCGACGTTGACATGGCAAATTTCACCCCCAGCTATAATCCGTGGGATCAGCGGCTGTGTCTGGTTCCCGACAGCGATCTGTTCGAATCGATCAAGTCGGGCAAGGCGTCGATCGTCACCGATCATGTCGAGAGATTTACCAAAGACGGTATCAAGCTGAAATCCGGCAAGATGCTCGAGGCGGATATCATTGTCACCGCTACCGGTCTGAAAATGATCACCGGCGGTAGCGCGAAAATTTCAGTAGATGGTCAATTGGTCAAATTTGGCGAAAAAATCAATTACAAGGGTGTCATGTTCTCCGGCATTCCCAATTTTGGCATGACCATGGGCTATACCAATGCCAGCTGGACCCTGAAAGCCGATCTGACGAGCGAATATGTCTGCCGCCTGATCAATTTCATGGACAAGAATGGAACGCCGATCGCAACCCCGACCTTGCCGGCCGACGGCCTGATCGGCACCGAACCAATGCTCGACTTCAGTTCCGGCTATGTCCAGCGGGCGATCAAGAATTTGCCAAAACAGGGCGATCGCAAACCGTGGCGACTCAATCAGAACTATCCCAAGGATATCATCAATCTGCGGTACAAGGCGGTCGATGATGGGGTTATCGTCTTTTCCAAGCCCGGTGCGGTCGCGGCTCGTCTGCCAGCACAACCGGTCGAAGCGGAAGCCATCGCTGCTGAATAG
- a CDS encoding GNAT family N-acetyltransferase, whose translation MSSIPITRNPVPEAKATAIRAAVTAATSIATDSDMSRLAQLDDAAIFHEFLSDPQIHAPIYTLPRPLTVETVRAFIADHQQQREQGTGLLFLNFDAQGRIGGYSDICVWPEWAAGELGGAIHPDRQGQRRGVDGARQSFAWMFDHLGLDLICETASLDNHRTAHLLDGLGFQRMGEIVSKRADGTTRQSLVWEISRAEWEAKHLLP comes from the coding sequence ATGAGCAGCATCCCGATCACCCGCAACCCGGTCCCTGAGGCCAAGGCCACGGCGATCAGAGCCGCGGTCACCGCCGCCACATCGATTGCCACCGACAGCGATATGTCCCGCCTGGCGCAGCTCGACGACGCAGCGATCTTCCACGAATTTCTCAGCGACCCGCAGATTCACGCACCCATCTACACCCTGCCCCGACCGCTGACCGTCGAAACGGTGCGCGCCTTCATCGCCGACCATCAGCAGCAGCGCGAACAGGGCACCGGCCTGCTGTTCCTCAACTTCGACGCGCAGGGCCGGATCGGCGGCTATAGCGATATCTGCGTCTGGCCCGAATGGGCAGCCGGCGAGCTCGGCGGCGCCATCCACCCCGACCGCCAGGGCCAGCGCCGCGGCGTCGACGGCGCAAGGCAGAGCTTCGCCTGGATGTTCGACCATCTCGGCCTCGACCTGATCTGCGAAACCGCCTCGCTCGACAACCACCGCACCGCGCATCTGCTCGACGGGCTCGGCTTCCAGCGCATGGGCGAAATAGTGAGCAAACGCGCCGACGGCACCACGAGACAGTCACTGGTGTGGGAAATATCGCGGGCAGAATGGGAGGCAAAACACCTTCTCCCGTGA
- a CDS encoding leucyl aminopeptidase family protein: MTDFKALIEADTGQTARSIQIVNAGNFEDWLKGQPESIRALAAAYQFAGKADTYLLLPPVGGKSDDKSLATDFSVVAGVADHGKLDAWSLAKLGSSLPEGNYRLQDISAKGALFGWLISQHEFDRYKELPDRQGPSVLLVKDAIGQREEALRQAEASAMVRDMVNTPAADMGPDRLEDIVDKLAAQHGAELKVTRGDTLEEHFPMIHGVGKAAMRAHAPRLLELKWGKADHPKIAIVGKGVTFDSGGLSMKSPAGMMLMKKDMGGAAHAIALARLVMEAKLPVHLHLLVPAVENAIDGNALRPGDILHSRKGLTVEITNTDAEGRLVLGDALTLAGEQEPELMIDFATLTGAARVALGPDMPAMFCDDKEMADGLLQAGDDESDPLWQMPLWSGYDAMLNSSIADCVNSASGGFAGCITAALFLKKFAPESVPWAHFDTFAWRPAAKPGRPIGGEALGLRASWRYLQGRYGK; encoded by the coding sequence ATGACTGATTTTAAGGCATTGATTGAGGCTGATACCGGCCAGACCGCTCGCTCCATCCAGATAGTGAATGCGGGCAATTTCGAAGACTGGCTGAAAGGGCAACCGGAGAGCATAAGGGCGCTGGCGGCGGCCTATCAATTCGCCGGAAAAGCCGACACCTATCTGCTGCTGCCTCCGGTCGGCGGCAAGAGCGATGACAAATCGCTGGCGACCGATTTTTCGGTGGTTGCCGGCGTGGCGGATCATGGCAAGCTCGATGCCTGGTCGCTGGCCAAGCTCGGCAGCAGCCTGCCCGAGGGCAATTACCGGCTGCAGGACATCAGCGCCAAGGGCGCGCTGTTCGGCTGGCTGATCTCGCAGCACGAGTTTGACCGCTACAAGGAATTGCCCGACCGGCAGGGACCGAGCGTGTTGCTGGTCAAGGACGCGATCGGCCAGCGCGAGGAAGCACTGCGCCAGGCCGAGGCCAGCGCGATGGTCCGTGACATGGTCAACACGCCGGCTGCCGATATGGGGCCGGACAGGCTGGAAGACATTGTCGACAAGCTGGCGGCTCAGCACGGCGCAGAGCTGAAAGTGACGCGCGGCGATACGCTGGAAGAACATTTCCCGATGATCCACGGCGTCGGCAAGGCGGCGATGCGCGCCCATGCGCCGCGCCTGCTCGAACTGAAATGGGGCAAGGCCGACCATCCGAAAATCGCGATTGTCGGCAAGGGCGTGACCTTTGACAGCGGCGGGCTTTCGATGAAGTCTCCTGCCGGCATGATGCTGATGAAAAAGGATATGGGCGGTGCTGCCCATGCCATTGCCCTGGCCAGACTGGTGATGGAGGCGAAACTGCCGGTGCATCTGCACCTGCTGGTTCCGGCGGTGGAAAATGCAATCGACGGCAACGCCCTGCGACCCGGCGACATATTGCACAGCCGCAAGGGGCTGACCGTCGAAATTACCAATACTGATGCCGAAGGGCGGCTGGTGCTGGGCGATGCGCTGACATTGGCCGGTGAACAAGAGCCGGAATTGATGATCGATTTCGCGACACTGACCGGTGCCGCGCGCGTTGCTCTTGGGCCGGACATGCCGGCAATGTTCTGCGATGACAAGGAGATGGCAGATGGGCTGCTGCAGGCTGGTGACGATGAAAGCGACCCGCTTTGGCAAATGCCTCTATGGTCCGGCTATGACGCAATGCTCAATAGCAGTATCGCCGATTGCGTGAACAGCGCGTCGGGCGGCTTTGCCGGCTGCATCACCGCGGCTTTGTTCCTGAAGAAATTTGCGCCGGAGTCCGTGCCCTGGGCGCATT